In one window of Kitasatospora sp. MMS16-BH015 DNA:
- a CDS encoding glycosyltransferase family 2 protein: protein MPRFSVIVPVYQVQDYLAECLDSVLTQSCPDFELIAVDDHSPDGCGAILDRAAERDERVRVIHLPANVGLGRARNAGLDVATGDYVIFLDSDDTFTPGLLAAIEARLTACADPEILVYDYARTYADGRVVRSNSAPIFARSGPDVFTLDQRPDLLDLLMVVWNKAYRRDYIAAQGLRFPAGYYEDTPWTFPALLSATRMTVLDLVGVHYRQREEGGNILATASRKHFDVFAQYDLVFDFLDRHPELDRWRRVVYGRMVHHLNTVVSKPGRIPPGDRREYFRRAAEHCARLRPEGYRPVPGVSGLRTELLSQGRYLTYQGVRALARTRQVAAKAAHVALRG, encoded by the coding sequence ATGCCCCGCTTCAGCGTGATCGTCCCGGTCTACCAGGTGCAGGACTACCTGGCCGAGTGCCTCGACTCGGTGCTCACCCAGTCATGCCCGGACTTCGAGCTGATCGCGGTTGACGACCACTCACCGGACGGCTGCGGCGCGATCCTCGACCGGGCCGCCGAGCGCGACGAGCGGGTGCGGGTGATCCACCTGCCGGCCAACGTCGGCCTCGGCCGGGCCCGCAACGCCGGGCTCGACGTGGCCACCGGCGACTACGTGATCTTCCTGGACAGCGACGACACCTTCACCCCGGGCCTGCTCGCCGCGATCGAGGCCCGGCTCACCGCCTGCGCCGACCCCGAGATCCTGGTCTACGACTACGCCCGCACCTACGCCGACGGCCGGGTGGTGCGCAGCAACTCCGCGCCGATCTTCGCCCGTTCCGGCCCGGACGTGTTCACCCTCGACCAGCGGCCCGACCTGCTCGACCTGCTGATGGTGGTCTGGAACAAGGCGTACCGCCGCGACTACATCGCCGCCCAGGGCCTGCGCTTCCCCGCCGGGTACTACGAGGACACCCCGTGGACCTTCCCGGCGCTGCTCTCCGCGACCCGGATGACGGTGCTCGACCTGGTCGGCGTGCACTACCGCCAGCGCGAGGAGGGCGGCAACATACTCGCGACGGCCAGCCGCAAGCACTTCGACGTGTTCGCCCAGTACGACCTGGTCTTCGACTTCCTCGACCGCCACCCCGAGCTCGACCGCTGGCGCCGGGTGGTCTACGGCCGGATGGTGCACCACCTCAACACCGTGGTCAGCAAGCCCGGCCGGATCCCCCCGGGCGACCGCCGCGAGTACTTCCGCCGGGCCGCCGAGCACTGCGCCCGGCTGCGCCCCGAGGGCTACCGCCCCGTCCCCGGCGTCAGCGGCCTGCGCACCGAACTCCTCAGCCAGGGCCGCTACCTCACCTACCAGGGCGTCCGTGCGCTGGCCCGCACCCGCCAGGTGGCGGCCAAGGCCGCCCACGTCGCGCTCAGGGGTTAG
- a CDS encoding bifunctional 2-polyprenyl-6-hydroxyphenol methylase/3-demethylubiquinol 3-O-methyltransferase UbiG → MPEASEAHPANTPTGGTPTGGATADASYTERLVTLEQSGIKRLLPTQAPYRWNLKRLQLGRVLDVGCGVGRNLQNCDPGSVGVDHNETSVATARSRGLIAYTADEFENDPELSRPGAFDSMLVAHVLEHLDLDTCEQLLKSYLPSIRSGGKVVLITPQAAGYKSDPTHVRFVDFEGLRTYAERAGLRVDRSYSFPLPEAAGKVFKYNEYVLVGIVP, encoded by the coding sequence ATGCCCGAAGCTTCCGAAGCACACCCCGCCAACACTCCCACCGGCGGCACTCCCACCGGCGGTGCCACTGCCGACGCCTCCTACACCGAACGCCTGGTGACCCTGGAGCAGTCCGGCATCAAGCGGCTGCTGCCGACCCAGGCCCCCTACCGCTGGAACCTCAAGCGGCTCCAGCTCGGCCGGGTGCTGGACGTGGGCTGCGGGGTCGGCCGGAACCTGCAGAACTGCGACCCGGGCAGCGTCGGGGTGGACCACAACGAGACCTCGGTGGCCACCGCCCGCTCGCGCGGCCTGATCGCCTACACCGCCGACGAGTTCGAGAACGACCCGGAGCTGAGCCGCCCCGGCGCGTTCGACTCGATGCTGGTCGCGCACGTGCTGGAGCACCTCGACCTGGACACCTGCGAGCAGCTGCTCAAGAGCTACCTGCCGAGCATCCGCTCCGGCGGCAAGGTCGTGCTGATCACCCCGCAGGCGGCGGGCTACAAGTCGGACCCGACGCACGTGCGCTTCGTCGACTTCGAGGGCCTGCGCACCTACGCGGAGCGGGCCGGTCTCCGAGTGGACCGCAGTTATTCGTTCCCCCTTCCCGAGGCCGCGGGGAAGGTGTTCAAGTACAACGAGTACGTCTTGGTCGGCATCGTTCCCTGA
- a CDS encoding bifunctional glycosyltransferase family 2 protein/CDP-glycerol:glycerophosphate glycerophosphotransferase — MAPRLSVVVPIYNVERYLEECLDSIAAQTFDDLECVMVDDGSKDGSAAIAEAYAAKDSRFRLVSKKNAGLGAARNTGYEHVDPASEFIAFVDSDDTLPPSAYELMIGTLDETGSDFCTGNVLRFRAVGYYPSGGHRKPFKETRLKTHVTEIPALITDRTAWNKVYRRSFFDGAGILYPEGILYEDAPVSVPHHFLAKSVDVLSEPIYHWREREVGEMSITQMKTNPKTVIDRVKSMELVRAWLQAQEDPKYKKHLEFYDENNLVEEIPMFFWPIIEDDPAYNSAYQESVSRLLRAIGPEQIRKLRAPLRLKYHLTLANRMDEFVEQMRFEKDSNGAAPARGLLRPYADYPFLRGGRKSVPADVLRLDNALVMRSRLYDSAWVDGRLQLTGHAFPEHLGAEHRHDMVKVLVLREAKGRRVLAVPTKAMYSPEATASSPHDLYSCDWAGFSVAIDPKRFKHRGQWKDGSWRVLIAGIGKGGVYKGRISGGWSDTAESLPVHWVEEDVRIVPSIRDSHVYLRVERIRVRALQVTADDGWVTVSGAAASGADLAGARLRLKHVESDRDLTFPLELGTPAGRAVPFTATFPVSELTAVREAWDALDPAAEERLRDRWDTELLLANGVTAPVVIDDRRAPAQLDLPFPGHERALFSKPSPSGYLQFVDQVLQPVVEEVGAAKDGDGFLLSGSFPLPGTHHYELVIRHNWREEEHRYPVEITDGRFRAALPAVPTASFAGRVPLHKGTWEVTFRPVGAEPGSLWPPALLSSSCHRSLPVEVEARGKRIALERRTFDSLSLEAHSMLLPEERSGYRQRKLRSEYPGLQQRPLTDSVLYVAALGTQYAGSPRAVHQELVQRGLPLRHLWTTDDAQADLPESAETIRQWSPEWFEALATAKYVVTSTHLPDFFTRRPGQVVLQTWHGTPLKRIGHDFEKVWFIDGDYLKHLDREVPHWSLLVSGNTFSTPVLRRALGFKGEIVEAGYPRNDVLFASDREKTAEQVRERLGLPEGKKVVLYAPTFREDRKRPHGGYQLDLRLDLAAAREALGEDQVLLVRAHEVMCGQIPGAGNGYVWDVSTYPDMADLLLVADVLVTDYSSAMFDYANTGRPMLFFTYDLEHYRDDLRGFTFDFEAQAPGPLLDTSEALVAALAQVERSTAPYADAYAAFRQAYCDLDDGHAAARVVDALLSAKS; from the coding sequence ATGGCCCCCCGCCTCTCCGTCGTCGTCCCGATCTACAACGTCGAGCGTTACCTCGAGGAGTGCCTGGACTCCATCGCCGCCCAGACCTTCGACGACCTCGAATGCGTCATGGTCGACGACGGCTCCAAGGACGGCAGTGCGGCCATCGCCGAGGCCTACGCCGCGAAGGACTCCCGGTTCCGCCTGGTCAGCAAGAAGAACGCCGGCCTCGGCGCGGCCCGCAACACCGGCTACGAGCACGTCGACCCGGCCAGTGAGTTCATCGCCTTCGTCGACAGTGACGACACCCTGCCGCCCAGCGCCTACGAGCTGATGATCGGCACGCTGGACGAGACCGGCTCGGACTTCTGCACCGGCAACGTGCTGCGCTTCCGGGCCGTCGGGTACTACCCCTCGGGCGGCCACCGCAAGCCGTTCAAGGAGACGCGGCTCAAGACCCACGTCACCGAGATCCCGGCCCTGATCACCGACCGGACGGCCTGGAACAAGGTCTACCGCCGCTCCTTCTTCGACGGCGCCGGCATCCTGTACCCCGAGGGCATCCTCTACGAGGACGCCCCGGTCAGCGTGCCGCACCACTTCCTCGCCAAGAGCGTGGACGTGCTCTCCGAGCCGATCTACCACTGGCGCGAGCGCGAGGTCGGCGAGATGTCGATCACGCAGATGAAGACCAACCCGAAGACCGTGATCGACCGGGTCAAGTCGATGGAGCTGGTCCGGGCCTGGCTGCAGGCCCAGGAGGACCCGAAGTACAAGAAGCACCTGGAGTTCTACGACGAGAACAACCTCGTCGAGGAGATCCCGATGTTCTTCTGGCCGATCATTGAGGACGACCCGGCCTACAACAGCGCCTACCAGGAGTCGGTCAGCCGGCTGCTGCGCGCGATCGGCCCGGAGCAGATCCGCAAGCTGCGCGCCCCGCTGCGCCTCAAGTACCACCTGACGCTGGCGAACCGGATGGACGAGTTCGTCGAGCAGATGCGCTTCGAGAAGGACAGCAACGGCGCGGCCCCCGCCCGCGGCCTGCTCCGCCCGTACGCCGACTACCCGTTCCTGCGCGGCGGCCGCAAGAGCGTGCCGGCTGACGTGCTGCGCCTGGACAACGCGCTGGTGATGCGCAGCCGGCTCTACGACTCGGCCTGGGTGGACGGCAGGCTCCAGCTCACCGGCCACGCCTTCCCCGAGCACCTGGGCGCCGAGCACCGGCACGACATGGTCAAGGTGCTGGTGCTGCGCGAGGCCAAGGGCCGCCGGGTGCTGGCCGTGCCGACCAAGGCGATGTACAGCCCCGAGGCCACCGCCAGCTCCCCGCACGACCTGTACAGCTGCGACTGGGCCGGCTTCAGCGTGGCCATCGACCCGAAGCGCTTCAAGCACCGCGGGCAGTGGAAGGACGGCTCCTGGCGGGTGCTCATCGCGGGCATCGGCAAGGGCGGCGTCTACAAGGGCCGGATCTCCGGCGGCTGGAGCGACACCGCCGAGAGCCTGCCGGTGCACTGGGTCGAGGAGGACGTCCGGATCGTCCCCTCGATCAGGGACAGCCACGTCTACCTGCGGGTCGAGCGGATCCGCGTCCGGGCGCTCCAGGTGACCGCCGACGACGGCTGGGTCACCGTCTCCGGGGCGGCCGCCTCCGGCGCCGACCTGGCCGGGGCCCGGCTGCGGCTCAAGCACGTCGAGTCCGACCGCGACCTGACCTTCCCGCTGGAGCTGGGCACCCCGGCCGGCCGGGCCGTGCCGTTCACCGCGACCTTCCCGGTCAGCGAGCTGACCGCCGTCCGCGAGGCCTGGGACGCCCTCGACCCGGCCGCCGAGGAGCGCCTGCGCGACCGCTGGGACACCGAGCTGCTGCTGGCCAACGGCGTCACCGCCCCCGTGGTGATAGACGACCGCCGGGCGCCGGCCCAGCTCGACCTGCCCTTCCCGGGCCACGAGCGCGCGCTCTTCTCCAAGCCCTCCCCCAGCGGGTACCTGCAGTTCGTCGACCAGGTGCTCCAGCCGGTGGTCGAGGAGGTCGGCGCCGCCAAGGACGGCGACGGCTTCCTGCTCAGCGGCAGCTTCCCGCTGCCCGGCACCCACCACTACGAGCTGGTGATCCGGCACAACTGGCGCGAGGAGGAGCACCGGTACCCGGTCGAGATCACCGACGGCCGGTTCCGCGCCGCGCTGCCCGCCGTGCCCACCGCCTCCTTCGCCGGCCGGGTGCCGCTGCACAAGGGCACCTGGGAGGTCACCTTCCGCCCGGTCGGCGCCGAGCCCGGCTCGCTCTGGCCGCCCGCCCTGCTCTCCTCCTCCTGCCACCGGAGCCTGCCGGTGGAGGTCGAGGCCCGCGGCAAGCGGATCGCGCTGGAGCGCCGCACCTTCGACAGCCTCTCCCTCGAGGCGCACTCGATGCTGCTGCCCGAGGAGCGCAGCGGCTACCGCCAGCGCAAGCTGCGCTCCGAGTACCCGGGCCTCCAGCAGCGCCCGCTGACCGACAGCGTGCTCTACGTCGCCGCGCTCGGCACCCAGTACGCGGGCTCGCCGCGCGCCGTGCACCAGGAGCTGGTGCAGCGCGGCCTGCCGCTGCGCCACCTGTGGACCACCGACGACGCCCAGGCCGACCTGCCGGAGAGCGCCGAGACGATCCGCCAGTGGAGCCCCGAGTGGTTCGAGGCGCTGGCCACCGCCAAGTACGTGGTCACCAGCACCCACCTGCCCGACTTCTTCACCCGGCGCCCCGGCCAGGTCGTGCTGCAGACCTGGCACGGCACCCCGCTCAAGCGGATCGGGCACGACTTCGAGAAGGTCTGGTTCATCGACGGCGACTACCTCAAGCACCTGGACCGCGAGGTGCCGCACTGGAGCCTGCTGGTCTCCGGCAACACCTTCTCCACCCCGGTGCTGCGCCGCGCCCTCGGCTTCAAGGGCGAGATCGTCGAGGCCGGGTACCCGCGCAACGACGTGCTCTTCGCCTCCGACCGGGAGAAGACGGCCGAGCAGGTCCGCGAGCGGCTCGGGCTGCCCGAGGGCAAGAAGGTGGTGCTCTACGCCCCCACCTTCCGCGAGGACCGCAAGCGCCCGCACGGCGGCTACCAGCTCGACCTGCGGCTCGACCTGGCCGCCGCCCGGGAGGCCCTGGGCGAGGACCAGGTGCTGCTGGTCCGGGCGCACGAGGTGATGTGCGGTCAGATCCCCGGCGCCGGCAACGGCTACGTCTGGGACGTCTCCACCTACCCGGACATGGCCGACCTGCTGCTGGTCGCCGACGTCCTGGTGACCGACTACTCCTCGGCGATGTTCGACTACGCCAACACCGGCCGCCCGATGCTCTTCTTCACCTACGACCTGGAGCACTACCGGGACGACCTGCGCGGCTTCACCTTCGATTTCGAGGCCCAGGCCCCCGGCCCGCTCCTCGACACCTCGGAGGCCCTGGTCGCCGCCCTGGCCCAGGTCGAGCGCAGCACGGCGCCGTACGCCGACGCCTACGCGGCGTTCCGCCAGGCGTACTGCGACCTGGACGACGGCCACGCCGCAGCACGCGTGGTCGATGCATTGCTCTCCGCAAAGAGCTAG